A window of Mercenaria mercenaria strain notata chromosome 16, MADL_Memer_1, whole genome shotgun sequence contains these coding sequences:
- the LOC123539816 gene encoding sodium-dependent multivitamin transporter-like produces MNEEFVIGRSFGTADYIVFGALIAISIAIGIFFAIKDKRHNTSVNYFLGDRKLKSFPLGLSFVATFLSSITMLGSPAEVYVYGLQYAMQIIGIMGSLYLASAIVVPLLHPLKLTSVYEYYQLRYGTKSVRCLGVVLGVSYYTLYMGIVLFGTALALQSTTALPIWISVVTFAAAATLYTSIGGIKAVIWTDVFQSFVMLGGILAALIAFVLSNVKGPLGEIFAGFTGAVAGPQTGMFLVSVFFRRSRPKAVFFATCVSRWSFGNTLACQSRGPDPGIGNFGDALECLPPNIKACTDSSP; encoded by the exons atgaatGAAGAATTTGTAATTGGGAGGAGTTTCGGAACGGCTGATTATATAGTGTTTGGAGCTCTTATAGCAATTTCTATAGCAATAGGAATATTTTTCGCCATCAAGGATAAAAGACACAATACATCAGTAAACTACTTTCTTGGGGACAGAAAACTGAAGTCGTTTCCCCTTGGTTTATCTTTCGTGGCGACATTTCTATCATCAATTACGATGTTAGGCTCTCCGGCTGAAGTCTATGTGTATGGACTGCAATACGCTATGCAAATAATAGGGATTATGGGATCACTTTATCTGGCATCTGCAATTGTAGTGCCGTTATTACATCCGTTGAAATTAACAAGTGTGTATGAATACTATCAGCTACGCTATGGCACAAAATCTGTCAGATGTCTTGGCGTGGTATTAGGTGTTTCCTACTACACACTATACATGGGTATAGTTCTATTCGGAACTGCTTTAGCGCTTCAGTCCACCACTGCATTACCAATTTGGATATCAGTTGTTACATTTGCTGCAGCTGCGACTTTATACACGTCTATAGGAGGGATAAAAGCCGTCATATGGACCGAcgtgtttcagtcatttgtcatgCTCGGTGGAATATTAGCAG CATTAATTGCATTTGTTCTGTCTAACGTTAAAGGTCCTTTAGGTGAAATATTTGCTGGTTTTACAGGAGCTGTAGCGGGACCACAAACAGGAATGTTTCTTGTTTCTGTATTCTTTCGTCGAAGCCGGCCAAAAGCCGTTTTCTTTGCCACATGT gTGAGCCGGTGGTCTTTTGGTAACACGCTTgcctgtcaatccagaggtccagatCCAGGCATTGGAAATTTcggagatgctcttgagtgtctcccacctaacatAAAGGCATGTACGGATTCTTCACCgtaa